Proteins encoded together in one Scheffersomyces stipitis CBS 6054 chromosome 5, complete sequence window:
- the MCM21 gene encoding minichromosome maintenance protein (minichromosome maintenance syntenic homolog of Saccharomyces cerevisiae YDR318W (MCM21)) — protein sequence MNAAQLDRDIADIKGDIRSVVLELTHLQSEHQTLLEELQQLEKTQSQEFESESPDSSENSKKNTNGTNTHPEIDTYIPQIIRHEHFDSAISHFFTANGTSETPAKRPKLSKLSENLLQRSERLVNLKENILYENIYRLVGVTAFPLNKFTFSAGDEVLGIRFDVYSHTRSCFLSPHYAILKKIVAVDKEEAIVKNWTLYRHTLPVYLPLGQLQKDLQCSTSDSQAIFDFALEVRNHLVKTQYKSDKIDQLQKITLGNIGINSNISKTVISKLEKDIQCQRVMLSIRNRTSLTKKTHSIEIFCSEDVIEIANVDLVDIEDKKKLVLLYESILKNSAIDDLLKNFRKVFEHM from the coding sequence ATGAACGCTGCCCAATTGGACCGAGATATTGCAGATATCAAGGGCGATATTCGCTCGGTCGTTTTGGAGTTAACACATCTCCAGCTGGAGCATCAGACTCTTCTAGAAGAGCTCCAGCAGCTAGAAAAAACACAATCGCAAGAATTCGAATCAGAATCTCCAGATTCGAGTGAAAATTCAAAGAAAAACACAAACGGAACAAATACACATCCAGAAATAGATACTTACATCCCGCAAATCATACGGCATGAGCATTTCGATCTGGCCATCAGCCATTTCTTCACTGCCAACGGAACTAGTGAGACACCAGCAAAACGGCCCAAATTGTCCAAACTCTCGGAAAACTTACTTCAGCGCCTGGAGCGGCTAGTAAATCTCAAGGAAAATATCCTATACGAAAATATCTATCGCTTGGTTGGTGTCACAGCTTTTCCCTTAAACAAGTTCACTTTCAGTGCGGGTGACGAAGTATTGGGTATTCGATTCGATGTCTATTCCCATACTAGAAGCTGTTTTTTGTCGCCTCATTACGCTATACTAAAGAAAATTGTAGCGGtagacaaggaagaagcTATCGTCAAGAATTGGACACTATACAGACACACATTGCCTGTTTATCTTCCTCTAGGTCAGTTACAAAAGGATCTACAGTGTAGTACTTCCGATTCACAAGCCATCTTTGATTTCGCTCTAGAAGTACGTAACCATCTTGTAAAGACGCAGTACAAGTCGGATAAGATagaccaacttcaaaagatCACGTTGGGCAATATTGgcatcaattccaacatcCTGAAAACGGTAATCTCTAAGTTAGAAAAGGATATTCAATGCCAAAGAGTAATGCTTTCAATACGAAACAGAACGAGTCTTACTAAGAAAACTCACCTGATAGAGATATTCTGTTCTGAAGATGTTATCGAGATAGCCAACGTAGATCTCGTAGACATCGAAGATAAGAAAAAACTTGTTTTGCTTTATGAAAGCATACTCAAGAATTCGGCTATCGACGATCTACTCAAAAACTTCCGGAAAGTATTTGAGCACATG
- a CDS encoding predicted protein: MPSFANVYWSSDLSTGLSRLNEQSNRSIQQLHELRKLVFSYMNYYHSNSEFLNKLSIDSYPMDSEFRPYDRFNFSLRHQVPGRVPSVVMSAQPSSSEVSIENKTEEIYVDTAFQLYVKNMSEESHSLITLASVIDREVLEKVTVFLKKHEPEVKESLSELYDIYHDYVATYDKVEKTKKEYEEVLRLKEFADASQQERRKVEESTQNSKSSTPMKAVEEAVEEESHSPANSLESEYKFPLRIGSVEIDSLRSLSKLLADLISSVDVVKRKIPIPGYRNELFSSDQLCSQLLRTRPRGIDPTRLKLEKFGQALIDYKFIVGTGFLGNRKFKSEGMWFEWSELALYISTYDPEQELETIKSAHTTASAKSSTSSSPSQSQGTSIQQSKFMNEVASTTSKRFNGLLNTVKSSLMKTNYDENLAAVKENYLELYMELQELKYIYDRELINKSHFLENFERHKIELIYKSLAKLSEIIYNFSLNSTNRLHVMAKDYIDRVNKPENYVRDFDKLLSDFSSGIYFPTSALGVKPTSVNNNFQNLEFQFNLFKDIPLQLKYSQVSNEDEQLLSTGSIPVFFYRSMENLESTASSHEKLAQLWQNPLDHEYWELKKTILNKIAVFGITDRSSLNEVKVEENIIDSVLSVLKDQSVDAVVNFIKNWLLEISDSLIPCVVYDSITSVYKLGTNDTTKRIKELERILGSIPRSNLASLIFILEHIAMSFDLTTITSYELSDELQEDLESLSEDIDKVKEVSNKLNAMDAIGSIPFVHLIFRPSVSKNASGFKPPLDIYIDLLSDLLSVRVRMALFKVLVSNEKNYLLKLKNTKGGFQVKKALPGIPLPSIPPESPPTPSKTVSNGDSKSGLAPENFTLRPFRTRSTPVPSPSSSP, encoded by the exons ATGCCTTCCTTTGCCAATGTCTATTGGTCTTCGGATCTCTCTACAGGTCTCAGCAGACTCAATGAACAATCTAATAGACTGATCCAACAGCTTCATGAACTTCGAAAACTTGTCTTCAGCTACATGAACTATTACCATTCCAATAGcgagttcttgaacaaattgagtaTTGATTCGTATCCCATGGATTCTGAATTTCGACCCTATGACCGGTTCAACTTCAGTCTCCGCCACCAAGTTCCTGGTAGAGTACCCTCGGTAGTGATGTCTGCACAACCTTCCAGCTCTGAAGTCAGCATTGAAAACAAGACTGAAGAGATTTACGTAGATACTGCTTTCCAGCTATATGTCAAGAATATGTCGGAAGAGTCACATAGCTTGATCACATTGGCATCTGTGATAGATCGTGAAGTGTTGGAGAAAGTAACCGTTTTCCTCAAGAAACACGAGCCAGAAGTCAAAGAGTCATTACTGGAGTTGTACGATATTTACCACGACTACGTAGCGACCTACGACAAAGTAGAGAAGACAAAAAAGGAATACGAGGAAGTACTACGTTTGAAGGAGTTCGCCGATGCTCTGCAACAAGAGCGTagaaaagtagaagaatcCACCCAGAATTCGAAGTCTTCTACCCCAATGAAAG cagtagaagaagcagtagaagaagagtcgCATTCGCCAGCAAACTCGCTTGAATCTGAGTACAAATTTCCGCTTCGGATCGGATCCGTAGAAATCGACTCTCTTCGACTGCTTAGCAAGCTTCTTGCAGATTTGATATCTTCCGTAGATGTAGTAAAGAGAAAGATACCCATCCCGGGCTATAGAAACGAACTCTTTAGCAGTGATCAATTGTGTTCACAACTTCTTCGAACTCGTCCCAGAGGTATAGATCCGACCAGACTTAAGCTTGAGAAATTTGGACAGGCACTCATAGACTATAAGTTCATTGTAGGCACAGGCTTCTTGGGTAACAGAAAGTTCAAAAGTGAAGGCATGTGGTTCGAGTGGTCGGAATTGGCCCTTTACATTTCCACCTATGATCCTGAACAGGAACTAGAGACAATCAAGTCTGCACATACTACAGCGTCTGCTAAATCATCCACTTCTAGTAGCCCTTCCCAGTCTCAGGGTACACTGATCCAACAATCT AAGTTCATGAATGAAGTGGCTTCTACCACTTCAAAGCGGTTCAATGGGCTCTTGAACACAGTaaaatcttctttgatgaagacgaattACGATGAGAATCTTGCAGCAGTCAAAGAGAATTACCTTGAGTTGTATATGGAGCTTCAGGAATTAAAGTACATCTACGACCGAGAGCTAATCAACAAGTCCCACTTTTTGGAGAATTTTGAAAGGCACAAAATCGAGTTGATATACAAGAGTTTAGCAAAGCTTCTGGAGatcatctacaacttctcaTTGAACTCAACAAACAGACTTCATGTCATGGCTAAGGATTACATAGACAGAGTAAACAAGCCAGAAAACTACGTCAGAGACTTCGACAAGCTATTGTCTGACTTCAGTTCTGGAATCTACTTTCCGACTCTGGCCCTAGGAGTCAAACCTACTCTGGTGAATAACAATTTCCAGAATCTCGAGTTTCAGTTCAATTTATTCAAGGATATTCCCTTACAGCTAAAGTATAGTCAAGTTAGCAACGAGGATGAACAGCTTCTCAGTACTGGCTCAATTCcagtcttcttctatagaTCCATGGAAAACCTTGAATCAACTGCAAGTTCACATGAAAAGCTTGCTCAATTATGGCAGAACCCTTTGGATCACGAATACtgggaattgaagaagacgattttgaacaagattGCTGTATTCGGAATCACCGACCGAAGTTCCTTAAATGAAGTtaaagtagaagaaaacatTATTGATTCAGTTTTATCAGTCTTAAAAGATCAATCTGTTGACGCAGTAGTGAACTTCATCAAAAACTGGTTGTTAGAAATCAGTGATTCCCTTATTCCCTGTGTAGTGTACGATTCAATCACTTCGGTGTACAAATTGGGTACCAATGATACAACAAAAAGAATTAAAGAGTTGGAGAGAATACTTGGTTCTATTCCCAGAAGTAATCTTGCCTCTTTGATATTTATATTGGAACATATTGCAATGTCATTCGATTTGACAACAATCACCAGTTATGAACTTTCAGACGAATTGCaggaagatttggaaagCTTATCTGAGGACATTGATAAAGTCAAAGAAGTATCTAATAAGTTAAATGCCATGGATGCTATCGGATCGATACCGTTTGTCCACTTGATCTTTCGTCCCTCAGTTTCCAAAAATGCCTCCGGATTCAAGCCTCCTTTGGATATTTACattgatcttctttcaGATTTGTTAAGTGTTCGTGTGAGGATGGCACTTTTCAAGGTGTTGGTCAGTAACGAAAAGAACTActtattgaaattgaagaatactAAAGGTGGATTTCAAGTGAAGAAAGCACTTCCTGGTATTCCTTTGCCGTCGATTCCTCCAGAGTCACCTCCAACTCCTTCGAAGACCGTTTCTAATGGAGACCTGAAGAGTGGATTGGCTCCTGAAAACTTTACCTTAAGACCATTCCGTACCAGATCTACGCCAGTTCCTTCTCCCAGCTCATCCCCA
- a CDS encoding predicted protein (go_function protein kinase activity; ATP binding~go_process protein amino acid phosphorylation), which produces MIERIHSAEELEVCEEVGRGGFGVVYRGLIKANNNEVAIKQIDLESNNTDLFEINKEIQIISECRLPQITQYFGCFVKHYKLWVIMEYVNGGSLFELLKPGPAEDERVISIIIREILLALEYLHNQGKIHRDLKSQNILLSKSGQVKLTDFGVSTQLSSNFSRRNTTVGTPYWMAPEVIVNNNGGHSFKADIWSLGCCAYEIFNGKPPLQNQYPPMKALGQIGRCHKDTDFVGLIELDKMNISNHFKDFLSKCFIVDPRDRYSATKLLNHKFITKYANLPEKSKLLKKLITNKHLWDQENHVDRSHNFYVPTEIARNQMKWSQEDDDSKNTAKTIHFDLSSIKQSSPTRIAYPVSPASSKRSSTRESSISPPASTVGDDEQKPNLILADYRQNSKIVSKEDTFANNLRPDFSRILNKVFHKLESKNTLTTEQYDHLVSLNSRLLDLLCFSQYSESYDSNNRKILVFQYLKYFLKELAKSGDTNSSNTKTILQRLIIPSTFTVSSQSNVADSEFVTMERNSRTYSQFDEIESSLLESWIDQMNERWS; this is translated from the coding sequence ATGATCGAGCGGATCCATTCGGCGGAAGAGCTCGAAGTCTGCGAAGAAGTGGGACGTGGAGGGTTTGGAGTTGTGTACCGAGGGCTTATTAAAGCAAACAATAACGAAGTAGCCATCAAACAGATCGATTTGGAAAGCAACAACACAGATCTCTTTGAAATTAACAAGGAGATACAAATTATATCCGAATGCCGACTTCCACAAATTACGCAGTATTTTGGCTGCTTTGTAAAACACTATAAGCTCTGGGTGATAATGGAGTATGTGAATGGAGGCTCTCTATTTGAGCTACTCAAACCTGGCCCCGCAGAAGATGAACGTGTTATTTCCATCATTATACGAGAAATCTTGCTAGCATTGGAGTATTTACACAACCAGGGGAAAATTCATCGGGATTTAAAGTCCCAGAATATTCTCTTGAGTAAGCTGGGCCAAGTAAAGCTAACTGATTTTGGAGTTTCAACTCAGTTGTCGTCCAACTTCTCTCGCAGAAACACAACCGTAGGTACGCCCTACTGGATGGCGCCAGAAGTGATCGTGAACAACAACGGTGGACACAGCTTCAAGGCCGATATCTGGCTGTTGGGCTGTTGTGCGTACGAGATATTCAACGGGAAGCCTCCTTTGCAGAACCAGTACCCACCTATGAAGGCATTGGGGCAAATAGGAAGATGCCACAAGGACACTGACTTTGTAGGTTTAATTGAGTTGGACAAAATGAACATATCGAATCATTTCAAGGACTTTCTCAGTAAATGTTTTATCGTTGATCCTAGAGATAGGTACCTGGCTACAAAGCTCTTGAACCATAAGTTCATTACCAAGTATGCCAATCTTCCAGAAAAGTCCAAATTGCTCAAGAAACTCATCACCAACAAACACTTGTGGGACCAAGAAAATCATGTAGACAGAAGCCACAATTTCTACGTACCTACAGAAATTGCACGCAACCAAATGAAATGGTCTCAGGAAGACGACGATTCAAAGAACACTGCTAAGACGATTCATTTTGATCTTAGTCTGATCAAGCAgtcttcaccaacaagaattgcATATCCCGTGAGTCctgcttcttccaagagATCGTCGACACGAGAGTCACTGATTTCTCCTCCAGCTTCTACTGTTGGTGATGATGAGCAAAAGCCCAATTTAATTCTAGCCGACTATCGCCAAAACAGTAAAATTGTATCTAAGGAGGATACGTTTGCCAACAACTTGCGTCCAGATTTCAGCagaatcttgaacaaggtgTTCCACAAGTTGGAATCCAAGAATACGTTGACCACCGAGCAATACGACCATCTTGTTTCGCTCAACAGCCGTCTTCTCGATTTGCTCTGCTTCTCTCAGTACCTGGAATCATACGACTCCAACAATAGGAAGATTCTTGTGTTCCAGTActtgaaatatttcttgaaggaattggcAAAGAGTGGAGAtaccaacagcagcaataCTAAAACAATTCTCCAGAGACTTATAATCCCTTCGACTTTCACGGTTCTGAGCCAGTCAAATGTTGCTGATTCGGAGTTTGTGACCATGGAACGAAATTCCAGGACGTATTCGCAGTTTGACGAGATTGAGAGTAGTCTTCTTGAGTCTTGGATTGACCAAATGAATGAACGGTGGAGCTAG
- the MRS2.2 gene encoding mitochondrial MRS2-like protein (mitochondrial protein with homology to MRS2 (LPE10)~go_function metal ion transporter activity~go_component membrane~go_process metal ion transport~go_function metal ion transporter activity~go_component membrane~go_process metal ion transport), which yields TDNDIIRCTIFDDKGNMIHHGKEIPKQKFMRLYNLAPRDFRKISRHQHGSATASSTVVSNINVDIVPSIVTRTYGILLNLLNIRALIKHDKVVVFDSFRSSSGGSRLNESHSHSQFLHDLSDRLRNTSGETLPYEFRALESILIHAMSNLSTEMKVHSTVLQNILHGLEDSIDREKLRYLLIRSKKITQFHQKAKLIRDLIYNMLEQDDEELNALFLTDIFNGHPRTGSNHEEVELLLESYYQTSDEIVQTVENLISQIKTTEEIINVVLDSNRNELMLLGLKFSTGLLSMGIVMYTAALYGMNLENFIEETDGGFELVVVVSSISLLLLYMFSVKQLSKLQKVTMTGVGREESIIHNHQHQKKF from the coding sequence ACAGACAACGACATCATCAGGTGCACTATTTTCGACGATAAAGGCAACATGATACACCACGGAAAGGAGATCCCAAAGCAGAAGTTCATGAGACTTTACAATTTGGCCCCTCGAGACTTCAGAAAGATCTCGCGTCACCAACATGGCTCCGCAACAGCTTCATCCACAGTAGTGTCCAATATCAATGTAGATATCGTACCGTCTATTGTAACCAGAACCTACGGGATTCTCCTCAACTTGCTCAACATACGGGCGTTGATAAAGCACGACAAAGTTGTAGTTTTTGATTCATTCCGATCCTCCTCTGGAGGTTCACGATTGAACGAGTCACATTCCCATTCACAGTTTCTTCATGATTTGAGCGACAGACTCAGGAATACTCTGGGAGAAACGTTGCCATATGAGTTCCGGGCGTTAGAATCGATCTTGATACATGCCATGCTGAATTTGTCAACGGAAATGAAAGTCCATTCTACTGTACTCCAGAATATCTTACATGGACTAGAAGACTCCATAGATAGAGAAAAACTACGTTACCTCTTGATTCGGTCCAAAAAGATTACCCAGTTCCATCAGAAAGCAAAGTTGATCAGAGACCTCATATACAACATGTTGGAGCAGgatgatgaagagttgaatGCGTTGTTTTTGActgatatcttcaatggACATCCCAGAACAGGTTCCAACcatgaagaagtagaattgTTGCTCGAGTCTTACTACCAGACAAGTGACGAAATCGTACAAACCGTAGAGAACTTGATTTCCCAGATTAAAACGACAGAGGAAATCATAAATGTTGTCTTGGACTCTAATAGAAACGAGCTCATGCTACTTGGGCTCAAGTTCTCTACCGGTTTACTTTCCATGGGTATAGTAATGTACACGGCAGCTTTGTACGGAATGAACTTGGAGAATTTTATAGAGGAAACAGATGGTGGATTTGAGTTGGTTGTGGTGGTAAGCTCGATTTCTCTTTTATTGTTGTACATGTTCAGCGTTAAACAGTTATCAAAACTACAGAAAGTCACCATGACTGGAgttggaagagaagaaagcatCATCCATAACCATcagcaccagaagaagttttaG